The following are from one region of the Tenacibaculum dicentrarchi genome:
- a CDS encoding TAT-variant-translocated molybdopterin oxidoreductase, whose translation MASNKKYWQSVEELKGSSVVETLRNNEFVQDIPTDEFLGDKETLETSSTSRRDFLKYVGFTTAAASLAACEGPVRKSIPYVVQPNDIVVGVADWYATTIADGFDFANVLVKTREGRPILVMPNKLASGETNARTQASVLSLYDDQLRLKEPKKGAEQISWATADKEIVATLNELKTANEPVVLLTGTLASPSTEKVIKEFTAAYPNVKHVVYDAISESATADAFEAMYGTRALPNYDFSKAEVIASIGADFIGDWQGGYEKSYADGRRAESGKMSYHVQVESNMSLAGANADKRLVVKPSEQVYALVNLYNEVTGESIPSKATKIDAEIKKLAVSLKKAGSKGVVVTGLNDKNAQLIAFAINEKLNSEIFDTKAVNLTRQGNDTQVAQLVADIKAGVVKGLVTYNTNPLYTLANAADLAEGIKKLKLSVALSTQNDATANATQYTLPAPHNLESWGDVTITKGTYSLMQPTISPLFNTRQLQDVLLKWSGSSVNYYDTLKEFWSTNVLAGASWNQALHDGFFKSNVITSEQEETFESAVVITNTVSELLKATSTASGFELNLFSSTALGDGKQANNPWLQELPDPITRASWDNYLTVSMADAKELGFENPVKDNGAINGNYATVTVNGVSVEKVPVMIQPGQAKGSVSLALGYGRTQSLKDEMQVGLNAYPLYKDGNNVQYNVSIEKTSGWHKFACTQVQSTLAGRNDILKEATLKQVSDKTLDPKHTWNKPSMVSYDHQEVEAKSVDLWAEHNREIGHHFNLSIDLTSCTGCGACVVACHAENNVPVVGKDEVRVGRDMHWLRIDRYYSSTVSDKQHEASMTIEEFRAENPRLSNKEVERKYTEKVLELSKGDLFDALENSAENPEVAFQPMMCQHCNHAPCETVCPVAATSHGRQGQNQMAYNRCVGTRYCANNCPYRVRRFNWFNYSENEEFDFNMNNEYGKMVLNPDVVVRSRGVMEKCSMCIQMTQATILNAKKEGRAVRKDEFETACSSACSTGAMVFGDVNNPKDAVAALKEDDRAFHVLDYIGTKPNVVYQVKVRNTNEA comes from the coding sequence ATGGCTTCAAACAAAAAATACTGGCAAAGTGTTGAAGAACTAAAAGGTAGTTCTGTTGTTGAAACGCTACGTAATAATGAGTTTGTACAAGATATTCCTACAGATGAATTTTTAGGTGATAAAGAAACGTTAGAAACTTCATCAACCTCACGTAGAGATTTCTTGAAATATGTTGGATTTACCACAGCAGCAGCTTCTTTAGCAGCTTGTGAGGGTCCAGTAAGAAAATCAATCCCTTATGTAGTACAACCAAATGATATCGTTGTAGGTGTTGCAGATTGGTATGCAACTACAATTGCAGATGGTTTTGATTTTGCAAACGTATTAGTAAAAACACGTGAAGGTCGTCCAATTCTTGTAATGCCTAATAAATTAGCATCAGGAGAAACAAACGCACGTACTCAAGCATCTGTTTTATCATTATACGATGATCAATTACGTTTAAAAGAACCTAAAAAAGGTGCTGAGCAAATTTCTTGGGCAACTGCAGATAAAGAAATTGTAGCAACTTTAAATGAGTTAAAAACAGCAAACGAACCTGTAGTATTATTAACAGGTACGTTAGCAAGTCCTTCAACTGAAAAAGTAATTAAAGAATTTACTGCTGCGTATCCAAACGTAAAGCATGTTGTTTATGATGCTATTTCAGAAAGTGCAACTGCAGATGCTTTTGAAGCAATGTATGGTACACGTGCTTTACCTAATTACGATTTTAGTAAAGCTGAAGTAATTGCTTCAATTGGAGCTGACTTTATTGGAGACTGGCAAGGAGGTTATGAAAAATCATATGCTGACGGTCGTAGAGCTGAATCTGGTAAAATGTCTTACCATGTTCAGGTAGAAAGTAATATGTCTTTAGCAGGAGCAAATGCTGATAAAAGATTGGTTGTAAAACCATCTGAACAAGTATATGCTTTAGTTAATTTATATAACGAAGTAACAGGAGAGTCAATTCCTTCTAAAGCAACTAAAATTGATGCTGAAATTAAAAAACTAGCAGTTAGTTTAAAAAAGGCAGGATCAAAAGGAGTTGTTGTTACTGGATTAAATGATAAAAATGCTCAGTTAATTGCTTTTGCTATTAACGAGAAATTAAATAGTGAGATATTCGATACTAAAGCTGTTAATTTAACACGTCAAGGTAACGATACTCAAGTGGCTCAATTAGTTGCTGATATTAAAGCAGGAGTTGTAAAAGGTTTAGTTACTTATAATACAAATCCTTTATATACTTTAGCAAATGCTGCTGATTTAGCAGAAGGAATTAAGAAATTAAAATTATCTGTTGCTTTATCAACTCAAAATGATGCAACAGCTAATGCTACACAATATACGTTACCAGCACCTCATAACTTAGAGAGTTGGGGAGATGTTACAATAACTAAAGGTACGTATAGTTTAATGCAACCAACAATTTCACCATTATTTAATACACGTCAGTTACAAGATGTGTTATTAAAATGGTCAGGTAGTTCTGTAAACTATTATGATACTTTAAAAGAGTTTTGGAGTACTAATGTTTTAGCAGGAGCATCTTGGAATCAAGCATTACACGATGGTTTTTTCAAATCAAATGTTATTACTTCTGAACAAGAAGAAACTTTTGAATCTGCAGTAGTTATAACAAATACAGTATCTGAGTTATTAAAAGCTACAAGTACTGCTTCTGGATTTGAATTAAACTTATTTTCATCAACTGCATTAGGTGATGGTAAACAGGCAAATAACCCTTGGTTACAAGAATTACCAGACCCTATTACACGTGCATCTTGGGATAATTACTTAACCGTTTCAATGGCTGATGCTAAAGAATTAGGTTTTGAAAATCCTGTGAAAGATAATGGTGCTATTAATGGTAACTATGCTACTGTAACAGTAAATGGAGTTTCTGTAGAGAAAGTTCCAGTTATGATTCAGCCAGGTCAAGCAAAAGGATCTGTAAGTTTAGCATTAGGATACGGTAGAACTCAAAGTTTAAAAGATGAGATGCAAGTTGGTTTAAACGCGTATCCTCTTTATAAAGATGGAAACAATGTTCAATACAATGTTTCTATTGAAAAAACATCAGGATGGCATAAGTTTGCTTGTACTCAAGTACAAAGTACTCTTGCAGGTCGTAATGATATTTTAAAAGAAGCTACTTTAAAGCAAGTATCTGATAAAACTTTAGATCCAAAACATACTTGGAATAAACCATCAATGGTATCTTATGATCACCAAGAGGTTGAAGCTAAAAGTGTTGATTTATGGGCAGAACATAACCGTGAAATAGGACATCACTTTAATTTATCTATTGATTTAACATCTTGTACAGGATGTGGGGCTTGTGTTGTAGCATGTCATGCAGAAAACAATGTGCCAGTTGTTGGTAAAGATGAAGTTAGAGTAGGTAGAGATATGCACTGGTTACGTATTGACCGTTATTATTCTTCTACTGTTTCAGATAAGCAACATGAAGCTTCAATGACTATTGAAGAATTTAGAGCTGAAAATCCTAGATTATCTAATAAAGAAGTTGAAAGAAAGTATACTGAAAAAGTTTTAGAATTAAGTAAAGGTGATTTATTTGACGCTTTAGAAAATTCTGCAGAAAACCCAGAAGTAGCTTTCCAACCAATGATGTGTCAGCACTGTAATCATGCTCCGTGTGAAACAGTATGTCCAGTAGCAGCAACATCACATGGTCGTCAAGGTCAAAACCAAATGGCTTATAACAGATGTGTTGGTACAAGATATTGTGCAAACAACTGTCCTTATAGAGTTCGTCGTTTTAACTGGTTTAATTACTCAGAAAATGAAGAGTTTGACTTCAATATGAATAACGAATACGGAAAAATGGTGTTAAACCCAGATGTAGTAGTTCGTTCTCGTGGAGTAATGGAAAAATGTTCTATGTGTATCCAAATGACACAGGCAACTATCTTAAATGCTAAAAAAGAAGGTAGAGCGGTACGTAAAGATGAATTTGAAACAGCATGTTCATCGGCTTGTTCTACAGGAGCAATGGTGTTTGGAGATGTTAATAATCCTAAAGATGCAGTGGCTGCATTAAAAGAGGATGATAGGGCTTTTCACGTATTAGACTATATTGGAACAAAACCAAATGTAGTGTATCAAGTGAAAGTAAGAAATACAAACGAAGCTTAA
- a CDS encoding cytochrome c3 family protein: MKSVKHHNRLTQTLVKSLAFFLVLLVSFSAFSQDVDESRQKEGKKLFKSLCASCHKLDKKLVGPKLGGVESRRENDWLKSWIKDNAAFRASGNKDAIEIFEEYKQSSMMAFPQLTDKNIDDILYYTTVGELKKAGATEVTAAGSTEKGDAPGWLIYILGAAIVVAFLIIASLLKTISELKGAPKTPGLAGQTADLWEGLKKNTFLQVLIVIFCALIGAYFFFGTLFKVGVDEGYQPIQPIAFSHKIHAGDNKIDCQYCHSSAKHSKTSGIPSVSVCMNCHKNISEVADDTKVVMDDHTLTKSDLDKEIAKIYDAAGWDAENLEYTGNTKPVKWVRVHNLPDFAYFNHSQHVTVAGVKCQKCHGPVEEMEEVYQYSPLTMGWCIDCHKETKVDLKGNEYYAKIHKQLAAKYGVDQVSIAQLGGKECGKCHY; the protein is encoded by the coding sequence ATGAAAAGTGTGAAACATCACAACAGATTAACCCAGACACTCGTAAAGAGTTTAGCTTTCTTTTTAGTTTTATTAGTGAGTTTTTCAGCATTTTCACAAGATGTTGATGAATCTCGTCAAAAAGAAGGGAAAAAATTATTTAAATCTTTATGTGCTTCATGTCACAAGTTAGACAAAAAACTTGTAGGTCCTAAGTTAGGAGGCGTAGAAAGTAGAAGAGAAAACGATTGGTTAAAGTCTTGGATTAAAGACAATGCCGCGTTTAGAGCTTCAGGTAATAAAGATGCAATTGAAATTTTTGAAGAATACAAGCAATCTAGTATGATGGCTTTTCCTCAGTTAACTGATAAAAATATCGATGATATTCTTTATTATACAACCGTAGGGGAACTTAAAAAAGCAGGTGCAACTGAAGTTACTGCAGCTGGTTCAACTGAAAAAGGAGATGCTCCTGGATGGTTGATTTATATTTTAGGAGCAGCGATTGTTGTTGCTTTTTTAATTATCGCTAGTTTATTAAAAACAATTAGTGAGTTAAAAGGCGCTCCTAAAACACCTGGTTTAGCAGGTCAAACAGCTGATTTATGGGAGGGGCTAAAGAAAAATACCTTTTTACAAGTGTTAATTGTTATATTTTGTGCTTTAATTGGTGCTTATTTTTTCTTCGGAACCTTATTTAAAGTAGGAGTAGATGAAGGGTATCAGCCAATTCAACCAATTGCTTTTTCACATAAAATTCATGCTGGTGATAACAAAATAGATTGTCAATATTGTCACTCTTCAGCAAAACATAGTAAAACTTCAGGTATTCCTTCAGTAAGTGTTTGTATGAATTGCCATAAAAATATTTCAGAAGTAGCCGATGATACCAAAGTGGTTATGGATGATCATACTTTAACTAAATCTGATTTAGATAAAGAAATAGCTAAAATATATGATGCTGCCGGATGGGATGCTGAAAATTTAGAATATACTGGTAACACTAAACCTGTTAAATGGGTTAGAGTTCATAATTTACCAGATTTTGCATACTTTAATCACTCACAGCACGTAACTGTTGCAGGTGTAAAATGTCAAAAATGTCACGGGCCAGTTGAAGAAATGGAAGAGGTATATCAGTACTCTCCATTAACAATGGGTTGGTGTATCGATTGTCATAAAGAGACTAAAGTTGACTTGAAAGGAAATGAGTACTATGCGAAAATTCATAAGCAATTAGCAGCAAAGTATGGCGTTGATCAAGTATCAATTGCTCAGTTAGGTGGAAAAGAGTGTGGTAAGTGCCACTATTAA
- a CDS encoding SPOR domain-containing protein: MEKRGLILTLALSLSISVLSVKAQQNQKNNKDIAALIAKKRTYNKNNGTGYRIQLYNGLESKAKSLRNRFNLEYPGIFTKITYDQPDWKAQVGDYRTKLQADRALNKIREKFNGSIVIPL; the protein is encoded by the coding sequence ATGGAAAAAAGAGGTCTTATACTAACTTTAGCGCTATCACTTTCAATAAGTGTTTTGAGTGTAAAAGCACAGCAAAATCAAAAGAACAACAAAGATATTGCTGCGCTAATTGCAAAAAAAAGAACATATAATAAAAACAATGGTACTGGTTATAGAATCCAATTATATAACGGATTAGAAAGTAAAGCGAAAAGTTTACGAAACAGATTTAATCTTGAATATCCAGGGATTTTTACTAAAATAACATACGATCAGCCTGATTGGAAAGCACAGGTTGGCGATTATAGAACAAAATTACAGGCAGATAGAGCTTTAAATAAAATAAGAGAAAAATTTAACGGATCGATTGTTATTCCGCTATAA